From one Amia ocellicauda isolate fAmiCal2 chromosome 17, fAmiCal2.hap1, whole genome shotgun sequence genomic stretch:
- the rilpl2 gene encoding RILP-like protein 2 isoform X1: protein MEEPDSAPAVAFEKDAFELTVEDVYDISYVIGRDLLKISSSGEEVSELQFKIVRVLEMFETLVDKSSLTVEELKMERDNLRRELDRLLGQGFTDGQGPQMIGPNKLIVDLKDPDRPRFTLQELKDVLQERNQLKAQLLVAQEELQMYKSGILPQSEPPMVEVDLQTASSAPSTVNVKEEKTTIRKLWRLLDEQVIQWTYNRFSFSRK from the exons ATGGAGGAGCCGGACTCTGCCCCCGCCGTGGCGTTTGAAAAGGACGCGTTTGAACTGACGGTGGAAGACGTGTATGATATTTCGTACGTGATCGGGAGAGACTTGCTGAAGATCAGCAGCTCGGGAGAAGAGGTGTCCGAGCTGCAGTTCAAAATCGTCCGGGTCCTGGAGATGTTTGAGACGCTGGTGGACAAGTCCAGCCTCACCGTGGAGGAGCTGAAGATGGAGCGGGACAATCTGAGGCGAGAGCTGGACAGGCTCCTGGGACAGGGGTTCACCGACGGGCAGGGACCA CAAATGATTGGGCCAAACAAGCTGATAGTGGACCTCAAGGACCCGGACCGGCCCCGGTTTACACTGCAGGAGCTGAAGGACGTGCTCCAGGAACGCAACCAGCTCAAAGCTCAGCTGCTGGTGGCACAAGAGGAGCTGCAAATGTACAAGAG CGGGATCCTGCCTCAGAGCGAACCGCCCATGGTAGAAGTGGATCTCCAGACGGCTTCATCCGCACCCAGCACAGTGAATGTTAAAGAAGAGAAGACGACCATCAGAAAGCT GTGGCGGCTTTTGGATGAACAAGTCATTCAATGGACCTACAACAG gttCTCTTTCAGTAGGAAGTAA
- the kmt5aa gene encoding N-lysine methyltransferase KMT5A-A isoform X2 has translation MNGDIIFNAQPSIRCFLSPNKPRSPLHDENSITHIQDGKCPGKRTLQMETQKQEEEKQNGMNAGGGVAKSEENEATRRDPSETDLSKRLDFEAAYLHSTADLTPDSNGADKAHVKNETRRKVKVKKSTARTADNKNSQNRKVTDYFPVRRSSRKSKAELKCEEKKHIDELIKSGIEEGMEVQHIEGKGRGVFASKCFRKGQFVVEYHGDLLQITDAKKREAMYAQDPSTGCYMYYFQYLTKTYCVDATKETSRLGRLINHSKNGNCQTKLHDINGIPHLILVASRDIDEGEELLYDYGDRSKASIAAHPWLKQ, from the exons gacattatttttaatgcCCAGCCCTCAATACGCTGTTTCTTGAGCCCGAACAAACCACGCTCTCCTCTTCATGACGAGAACTCCATCACACACATTCAGGATGGGAAGTGTCCAGGAAAACGTACTCTACAGATGGAAACCCAGAAGCAGGAGGAAG AGAAGCAGAACGGTATGAACGCGGGAGGTGGTGTTGCCAAGTCTGAAGAGAATGAGGCAACCCGGCGTGATCCATCAGAGACCGATCTATCAAAACGACTAGATTTTGAAGCTGCTTATTTACACTCCACTGCAGACTTGACTCCAGACAGCAATGGTGCTGACAAAGCCCACGTGAAAAACGAAACTCGGCGCAAGGTCAAAGTGAAAAAGTCAACAGCAAGAAC AGCGGACAATAAAAACTCCCAAAACCGAAAAGTCACTGACTATTTCCCTGTAAGAAGAAGCTCTAGGAAAAGCAAAGCAGAATTGAAG TGTGAggaaaagaaacacattgaCGAATTAATAAAGAGTGGAATCGAAGAAGGAATGGAG GTTCAGCACATCGAAGGAAAAGGCAGAGGAGTGTTTGCCTCCAAATGTTTCCGGAAAGGCCAGTTTGTGGTTGAATATCATGGAGACCTTCTACAGATTACAGATGCTAAAAAGAGAGAAGCTATGTATGCACAGGACCCCTCAACTGGCTGCTACATGTATTACTTCCAGTATCTCACCAAAACCTACTG TGTGGACGCGACAAAGGAAACCAGTCGTCTCGGAAGACTCATAAACCACAGTAAAAATGGGAACTGTCAAACCAAACTCCATGACATTAATGGAATACCTCACCTAATACTCGTGGCCTCCAGGGACATAGACGAAGGGGAGGAGCTGCTTTATGACTACGGTGACCGGAGCAAAGCCTCCATTGCAGCTCACCCCTGGCTAAAGCAATGA
- the snrnp35 gene encoding U11/U12 small nuclear ribonucleoprotein 35 kDa protein — translation MADYQKKEIRMSEWTPVATVYDPLKAGSIDGTDVEPHDRAVWRAMVARYVPNKAVVGDPQLTLFVARLNRQTTEEKLREVFSKYGDIRRLRLVRDVVTGFSRGYAFIEYKEERSLMKAHRDANKMLVEQHELFVDFEQERTLKGWVPRRLGGGLGGKKESGQLRFGGRDRPFRKPINLPLMSSDSRAPPQDRPRDRRWEKGGERDERHRDRDRDRDRDRSPDRDRDRDRDRDRDRVRERKEERERARERSDREWQKDKKGSKRERERSKERESRREKDEGRRRDKDRHKDRR, via the exons ATGGCGGAttatcaaaagaaagaaatc AGAATGAGTGAGTGGACCCCCGTGGCGACGGTGTACGACCCCCTGAAGGCGGGCAGCATCGACGGCACAGATGTGGAGCCCCACGACCGTGCAGTGTGGAGGGCCATGGTGGCTCGCTACGTCCCCAACAAGGCTGTCGTAGGCGACCCCCAGCTCACACTCTTCGTCGCCCGGCTCAACCGCCAGACCACAGAGGAGAAGCTGCGGGAAGTCTTCTCCAAATATGGCGACATACGGAGGCTGCGCCTGGTGAGGGACGTGGTCACCGGCTTCTCCAGGGGCTACGCCTTCATTGAGTACAAGGAGGAACGCTCGCTAATGAAGGCCCACAGAGACGCCAACAAGATGCTGGTGGAGCAGCATGAGTTGTTTGTGGACTTTGAGCAGGAGAGGACGCTCAAAGGCTGGGTGCCCCGTCGGCTGGgcggggggctggggggcaAGAAGGAATCGGGACAGCTGAGGTTTGGCGGGCGGGACAGGCCTTTCCGAAAGCCCATCAATCTGCCCCTGATGTCCAGCGACAGTAGAGCACCGCCCCAGGATCGGCCGCGTGACAGGAGGTGGGagaagggaggagagagggatgagaggCACAGAGACCGGGATcgtgacagagacagagacagatcccctgacagggacagggacagggacagggacagggaccgGGACCGGGTGAGGGAGAGGAAGGAAGAGCGAGAGAGGGCGAGAGAACGGAGTGACAGGGAGTGGCAGAAAGACAAGAAAGGcagcaagagagaaagagagaggagcaAGGAGAGGGAATCGAGGAGAGAAAAGGATGAGGGCCGACGCAGGGACAAGGACAGGCACAAAGACAGGAGGTGA
- the rilpl1 gene encoding RILP-like protein 1 isoform X4: MDDFGSALHKSATELTVMDVYDIAAMVGHDFERIIDRHGSEALEELMPKVVRVLEILEVLVSRSSASPETEELRLELDRLRLERMDRLDKEKKHQKELELVEDVWRGEAQDLLSQIAQLQEENKTLLTNLSLRDTSMTEEDLQRQEGMSERERQVMKKLKEVVDKQRDEIRAKDRELTLKNEDIEALQQQQNRLMKINHDLRHKITVVEAQGKALIEQKVELEAFAQTREQELGSLRQEIGKLRDRLQGEFSQNGQEPKEPVCEEDLATERATLDLTDPNRPRFTLQELRDVLHERNELKAKVFMLQEELAYYKSEEIEEEGNPSAPSPSPNLQPRPATQPESGIKRLAECQVNHSNLLIFTSWSVCLLYVVMLLQDLYSHNADGGSWIDSR; the protein is encoded by the exons ATGGACGATTTCGGGTCGGCGCTGCACAAGAGCGCCACGGAGCTGACCGTCATGGACGTGTATGACATTGCCGCAATGGTGGGGCACGATTTCGAGAGGATCATCGACCGCCACGGGTCCGAGGCGCTGGAGGAACTGATGCCCAAAGTGGTCCGGGTCCTGGAGATCCTGGAGGTGCTGGTCAGCCGGAGCAGCGCCAGCCCCGAGACCGAGGAGCTGCGGCTGGAGCTGGACCGGCTGCGGCTGGAGCGGATGGACCGGCTGGACAAGGAGAAGAAGCACCAAAAG gagctggagctggtggAGGATGTGTGGCGAGGGGAGGCCCAGGACCTGCTGTCCCAGATCGCTCAGCTGCAGGAGGAGAACAAGACCCTGCTCACCAACCTCTCCCTCAGGGACACCAGCATGACTGAGGAGGACCTGCAGAGGCAGGAAG GCATGTCAGAGCGGGAGAGGCAGGTGATGAAGAAGCTGAAGGAGGTGGTGGACAAGCAGCGGGACGAGATCCGAGCGAAGGACCGTGAACTGACACTGAAGAACGAGGACATTGAGGCA ttgcagcagcagcagaaccgGTTAATGAAGATCAACCATGACTTGCGACACAAGATCACGGTGGTGGAGGCACAGGGCAAGGCTCTGATCGAGCAGAAGGTGGAGCTGGAGGCCTTCGCTCAGACCCGCGAGCAGGAGCTGGGCAGCCTGAGGCAGGAAATCGGCAAGCTGAGGGACCGGCTGCAGGGAGAGTTCAGCCAGAATGGACAGGAACCCAAG GAGCCGGTGTGCGAGGAGGACCTGGCGACAGAGAGGGCAACACTTGACCTGACGGATCCCAACCGCCCACGCTTCACCCTGCAAGAACTGCGGGACGTCCTGCACGAGAGGAATGAGCTCAAGGCGAAAGTCTTTATGTTGCAGGAAGAGTTAGCCTATTATAAAAG TGAGGAAATTGAGGAAGAGGGCAACCCCTCAGCTCCGTCCCCTTCCCCCAACCTGCAGCCCAGACCGGCCACCCAGCCTGAGTCAGGGATCAAACGCCT TGCTGAGTGCCAAGTTAATCACAGTAATTTGCTAATTTTTACTTCATGGTCTGTCTGCCTTCTCTACGTTGTGATGTTATTGCAG GATCTTTACAGCCATAATGCCGATGGTGGCAGCTGGATTGATTCCAGATGA
- the rilpl1 gene encoding RILP-like protein 1 isoform X3: MDDFGSALHKSATELTVMDVYDIAAMVGHDFERIIDRHGSEALEELMPKVVRVLEILEVLVSRSSASPETEELRLELDRLRLERMDRLDKEKKHQKELELVEDVWRGEAQDLLSQIAQLQEENKTLLTNLSLRDTSMTEEDLQRQEGMSERERQVMKKLKEVVDKQRDEIRAKDRELTLKNEDIEALQQQQNRLMKINHDLRHKITVVEAQGKALIEQKVELEAFAQTREQELGSLRQEIGKLRDRLQGEFSQNGQEPKIERFEPVQRLSLFPRIVEVENEDEEDDNDDADEQQQQQEEEEEAVIWEPVCEEDLATERATLDLTDPNRPRFTLQELRDVLHERNELKAKVFMLQEELAYYKSEEIEEEGNPSAPSPSPNLQPRPATQPESGIKRLIFTAIMPMVAAGLIPDDPTLQPIRRLVSLV; the protein is encoded by the exons ATGGACGATTTCGGGTCGGCGCTGCACAAGAGCGCCACGGAGCTGACCGTCATGGACGTGTATGACATTGCCGCAATGGTGGGGCACGATTTCGAGAGGATCATCGACCGCCACGGGTCCGAGGCGCTGGAGGAACTGATGCCCAAAGTGGTCCGGGTCCTGGAGATCCTGGAGGTGCTGGTCAGCCGGAGCAGCGCCAGCCCCGAGACCGAGGAGCTGCGGCTGGAGCTGGACCGGCTGCGGCTGGAGCGGATGGACCGGCTGGACAAGGAGAAGAAGCACCAAAAG gagctggagctggtggAGGATGTGTGGCGAGGGGAGGCCCAGGACCTGCTGTCCCAGATCGCTCAGCTGCAGGAGGAGAACAAGACCCTGCTCACCAACCTCTCCCTCAGGGACACCAGCATGACTGAGGAGGACCTGCAGAGGCAGGAAG GCATGTCAGAGCGGGAGAGGCAGGTGATGAAGAAGCTGAAGGAGGTGGTGGACAAGCAGCGGGACGAGATCCGAGCGAAGGACCGTGAACTGACACTGAAGAACGAGGACATTGAGGCA ttgcagcagcagcagaaccgGTTAATGAAGATCAACCATGACTTGCGACACAAGATCACGGTGGTGGAGGCACAGGGCAAGGCTCTGATCGAGCAGAAGGTGGAGCTGGAGGCCTTCGCTCAGACCCGCGAGCAGGAGCTGGGCAGCCTGAGGCAGGAAATCGGCAAGCTGAGGGACCGGCTGCAGGGAGAGTTCAGCCAGAATGGACAGGAACCCAAG ATCGAGCGCTTTGAGCCAGTTCAGCGGCTATCCCTGTTCCCTCGGATTGTGGAGGTGGAAAATGAGGATGAGGAGGATGACAATGATGATGCTgatgagcagcagcagcagcaggaggaggaggaagaggcagTGATATGG GAGCCGGTGTGCGAGGAGGACCTGGCGACAGAGAGGGCAACACTTGACCTGACGGATCCCAACCGCCCACGCTTCACCCTGCAAGAACTGCGGGACGTCCTGCACGAGAGGAATGAGCTCAAGGCGAAAGTCTTTATGTTGCAGGAAGAGTTAGCCTATTATAAAAG TGAGGAAATTGAGGAAGAGGGCAACCCCTCAGCTCCGTCCCCTTCCCCCAACCTGCAGCCCAGACCGGCCACCCAGCCTGAGTCAGGGATCAAACGCCT GATCTTTACAGCCATAATGCCGATGGTGGCAGCTGGATTGATTCCAGATGATCCCACATTACAGCCAATCAGAAGACTTGTTTCCCTT GTTTAG
- the rilpl1 gene encoding RILP-like protein 1 isoform X5, whose protein sequence is MDDFGSALHKSATELTVMDVYDIAAMVGHDFERIIDRHGSEALEELMPKVVRVLEILEVLVSRSSASPETEELRLELDRLRLERMDRLDKEKKHQKELELVEDVWRGEAQDLLSQIAQLQEENKTLLTNLSLRDTSMTEEDLQRQEGMSERERQVMKKLKEVVDKQRDEIRAKDRELTLKNEDIEALQQQQNRLMKINHDLRHKITVVEAQGKALIEQKVELEAFAQTREQELGSLRQEIGKLRDRLQGEFSQNGQEPKEPVCEEDLATERATLDLTDPNRPRFTLQELRDVLHERNELKAKVFMLQEELAYYKSEEIEEEGNPSAPSPSPNLQPRPATQPESGIKRLFSFFSRDKKRNSQRNVRFEEMLGGWASKEDVYTEQAQEALQHL, encoded by the exons ATGGACGATTTCGGGTCGGCGCTGCACAAGAGCGCCACGGAGCTGACCGTCATGGACGTGTATGACATTGCCGCAATGGTGGGGCACGATTTCGAGAGGATCATCGACCGCCACGGGTCCGAGGCGCTGGAGGAACTGATGCCCAAAGTGGTCCGGGTCCTGGAGATCCTGGAGGTGCTGGTCAGCCGGAGCAGCGCCAGCCCCGAGACCGAGGAGCTGCGGCTGGAGCTGGACCGGCTGCGGCTGGAGCGGATGGACCGGCTGGACAAGGAGAAGAAGCACCAAAAG gagctggagctggtggAGGATGTGTGGCGAGGGGAGGCCCAGGACCTGCTGTCCCAGATCGCTCAGCTGCAGGAGGAGAACAAGACCCTGCTCACCAACCTCTCCCTCAGGGACACCAGCATGACTGAGGAGGACCTGCAGAGGCAGGAAG GCATGTCAGAGCGGGAGAGGCAGGTGATGAAGAAGCTGAAGGAGGTGGTGGACAAGCAGCGGGACGAGATCCGAGCGAAGGACCGTGAACTGACACTGAAGAACGAGGACATTGAGGCA ttgcagcagcagcagaaccgGTTAATGAAGATCAACCATGACTTGCGACACAAGATCACGGTGGTGGAGGCACAGGGCAAGGCTCTGATCGAGCAGAAGGTGGAGCTGGAGGCCTTCGCTCAGACCCGCGAGCAGGAGCTGGGCAGCCTGAGGCAGGAAATCGGCAAGCTGAGGGACCGGCTGCAGGGAGAGTTCAGCCAGAATGGACAGGAACCCAAG GAGCCGGTGTGCGAGGAGGACCTGGCGACAGAGAGGGCAACACTTGACCTGACGGATCCCAACCGCCCACGCTTCACCCTGCAAGAACTGCGGGACGTCCTGCACGAGAGGAATGAGCTCAAGGCGAAAGTCTTTATGTTGCAGGAAGAGTTAGCCTATTATAAAAG TGAGGAAATTGAGGAAGAGGGCAACCCCTCAGCTCCGTCCCCTTCCCCCAACCTGCAGCCCAGACCGGCCACCCAGCCTGAGTCAGGGATCAAACGCCT GTTTAGCTTCTTCTCCCGAGACAAGAAACGCAACTCCCAGAGAAACGTGCGATTCGAGGAGATGCTGGGTGGCTGGGCGAGCAAAGAAGATGTGTACACAGAACAGGCACAGGAGGCCCTACAGCACCTCTGA
- the rilpl1 gene encoding RILP-like protein 1 isoform X2, whose protein sequence is MDDFGSALHKSATELTVMDVYDIAAMVGHDFERIIDRHGSEALEELMPKVVRVLEILEVLVSRSSASPETEELRLELDRLRLERMDRLDKEKKHQKELELVEDVWRGEAQDLLSQIAQLQEENKTLLTNLSLRDTSMTEEDLQRQEGMSERERQVMKKLKEVVDKQRDEIRAKDRELTLKNEDIEALQQQQNRLMKINHDLRHKITVVEAQGKALIEQKVELEAFAQTREQELGSLRQEIGKLRDRLQGEFSQNGQEPKIERFEPVQRLSLFPRIVEVENEDEEDDNDDADEQQQQQEEEEEAVIWEPVCEEDLATERATLDLTDPNRPRFTLQELRDVLHERNELKAKVFMLQEELAYYKSEEIEEEGNPSAPSPSPNLQPRPATQPESGIKRLFSFFSRDKKRNSQRNVRFEEMLGGWASKEDVYTEQAQEALQHL, encoded by the exons ATGGACGATTTCGGGTCGGCGCTGCACAAGAGCGCCACGGAGCTGACCGTCATGGACGTGTATGACATTGCCGCAATGGTGGGGCACGATTTCGAGAGGATCATCGACCGCCACGGGTCCGAGGCGCTGGAGGAACTGATGCCCAAAGTGGTCCGGGTCCTGGAGATCCTGGAGGTGCTGGTCAGCCGGAGCAGCGCCAGCCCCGAGACCGAGGAGCTGCGGCTGGAGCTGGACCGGCTGCGGCTGGAGCGGATGGACCGGCTGGACAAGGAGAAGAAGCACCAAAAG gagctggagctggtggAGGATGTGTGGCGAGGGGAGGCCCAGGACCTGCTGTCCCAGATCGCTCAGCTGCAGGAGGAGAACAAGACCCTGCTCACCAACCTCTCCCTCAGGGACACCAGCATGACTGAGGAGGACCTGCAGAGGCAGGAAG GCATGTCAGAGCGGGAGAGGCAGGTGATGAAGAAGCTGAAGGAGGTGGTGGACAAGCAGCGGGACGAGATCCGAGCGAAGGACCGTGAACTGACACTGAAGAACGAGGACATTGAGGCA ttgcagcagcagcagaaccgGTTAATGAAGATCAACCATGACTTGCGACACAAGATCACGGTGGTGGAGGCACAGGGCAAGGCTCTGATCGAGCAGAAGGTGGAGCTGGAGGCCTTCGCTCAGACCCGCGAGCAGGAGCTGGGCAGCCTGAGGCAGGAAATCGGCAAGCTGAGGGACCGGCTGCAGGGAGAGTTCAGCCAGAATGGACAGGAACCCAAG ATCGAGCGCTTTGAGCCAGTTCAGCGGCTATCCCTGTTCCCTCGGATTGTGGAGGTGGAAAATGAGGATGAGGAGGATGACAATGATGATGCTgatgagcagcagcagcagcaggaggaggaggaagaggcagTGATATGG GAGCCGGTGTGCGAGGAGGACCTGGCGACAGAGAGGGCAACACTTGACCTGACGGATCCCAACCGCCCACGCTTCACCCTGCAAGAACTGCGGGACGTCCTGCACGAGAGGAATGAGCTCAAGGCGAAAGTCTTTATGTTGCAGGAAGAGTTAGCCTATTATAAAAG TGAGGAAATTGAGGAAGAGGGCAACCCCTCAGCTCCGTCCCCTTCCCCCAACCTGCAGCCCAGACCGGCCACCCAGCCTGAGTCAGGGATCAAACGCCT GTTTAGCTTCTTCTCCCGAGACAAGAAACGCAACTCCCAGAGAAACGTGCGATTCGAGGAGATGCTGGGTGGCTGGGCGAGCAAAGAAGATGTGTACACAGAACAGGCACAGGAGGCCCTACAGCACCTCTGA
- the rilpl2 gene encoding RILP-like protein 2 isoform X2, whose product MEEPDSAPAVAFEKDAFELTVEDVYDISYVIGRDLLKISSSGEEVSELQFKIVRVLEMFETLVDKSSLTVEELKMERDNLRRELDRLLGQGFTDGQGPQMIGPNKLIVDLKDPDRPRFTLQELKDVLQERNQLKAQLLVAQEELQMYKSGILPQSEPPMVEVDLQTASSAPSTVNVKEEKTTIRKLFSFSRK is encoded by the exons ATGGAGGAGCCGGACTCTGCCCCCGCCGTGGCGTTTGAAAAGGACGCGTTTGAACTGACGGTGGAAGACGTGTATGATATTTCGTACGTGATCGGGAGAGACTTGCTGAAGATCAGCAGCTCGGGAGAAGAGGTGTCCGAGCTGCAGTTCAAAATCGTCCGGGTCCTGGAGATGTTTGAGACGCTGGTGGACAAGTCCAGCCTCACCGTGGAGGAGCTGAAGATGGAGCGGGACAATCTGAGGCGAGAGCTGGACAGGCTCCTGGGACAGGGGTTCACCGACGGGCAGGGACCA CAAATGATTGGGCCAAACAAGCTGATAGTGGACCTCAAGGACCCGGACCGGCCCCGGTTTACACTGCAGGAGCTGAAGGACGTGCTCCAGGAACGCAACCAGCTCAAAGCTCAGCTGCTGGTGGCACAAGAGGAGCTGCAAATGTACAAGAG CGGGATCCTGCCTCAGAGCGAACCGCCCATGGTAGAAGTGGATCTCCAGACGGCTTCATCCGCACCCAGCACAGTGAATGTTAAAGAAGAGAAGACGACCATCAGAAAGCT gttCTCTTTCAGTAGGAAGTAA
- the rilpl1 gene encoding RILP-like protein 1 isoform X1, whose translation MDDFGSALHKSATELTVMDVYDIAAMVGHDFERIIDRHGSEALEELMPKVVRVLEILEVLVSRSSASPETEELRLELDRLRLERMDRLDKEKKHQKELELVEDVWRGEAQDLLSQIAQLQEENKTLLTNLSLRDTSMTEEDLQRQEGMSERERQVMKKLKEVVDKQRDEIRAKDRELTLKNEDIEALQQQQNRLMKINHDLRHKITVVEAQGKALIEQKVELEAFAQTREQELGSLRQEIGKLRDRLQGEFSQNGQEPKIERFEPVQRLSLFPRIVEVENEDEEDDNDDADEQQQQQEEEEEAVIWEPVCEEDLATERATLDLTDPNRPRFTLQELRDVLHERNELKAKVFMLQEELAYYKSEEIEEEGNPSAPSPSPNLQPRPATQPESGIKRLAECQVNHSNLLIFTSWSVCLLYVVMLLQDLYSHNADGGSWIDSR comes from the exons ATGGACGATTTCGGGTCGGCGCTGCACAAGAGCGCCACGGAGCTGACCGTCATGGACGTGTATGACATTGCCGCAATGGTGGGGCACGATTTCGAGAGGATCATCGACCGCCACGGGTCCGAGGCGCTGGAGGAACTGATGCCCAAAGTGGTCCGGGTCCTGGAGATCCTGGAGGTGCTGGTCAGCCGGAGCAGCGCCAGCCCCGAGACCGAGGAGCTGCGGCTGGAGCTGGACCGGCTGCGGCTGGAGCGGATGGACCGGCTGGACAAGGAGAAGAAGCACCAAAAG gagctggagctggtggAGGATGTGTGGCGAGGGGAGGCCCAGGACCTGCTGTCCCAGATCGCTCAGCTGCAGGAGGAGAACAAGACCCTGCTCACCAACCTCTCCCTCAGGGACACCAGCATGACTGAGGAGGACCTGCAGAGGCAGGAAG GCATGTCAGAGCGGGAGAGGCAGGTGATGAAGAAGCTGAAGGAGGTGGTGGACAAGCAGCGGGACGAGATCCGAGCGAAGGACCGTGAACTGACACTGAAGAACGAGGACATTGAGGCA ttgcagcagcagcagaaccgGTTAATGAAGATCAACCATGACTTGCGACACAAGATCACGGTGGTGGAGGCACAGGGCAAGGCTCTGATCGAGCAGAAGGTGGAGCTGGAGGCCTTCGCTCAGACCCGCGAGCAGGAGCTGGGCAGCCTGAGGCAGGAAATCGGCAAGCTGAGGGACCGGCTGCAGGGAGAGTTCAGCCAGAATGGACAGGAACCCAAG ATCGAGCGCTTTGAGCCAGTTCAGCGGCTATCCCTGTTCCCTCGGATTGTGGAGGTGGAAAATGAGGATGAGGAGGATGACAATGATGATGCTgatgagcagcagcagcagcaggaggaggaggaagaggcagTGATATGG GAGCCGGTGTGCGAGGAGGACCTGGCGACAGAGAGGGCAACACTTGACCTGACGGATCCCAACCGCCCACGCTTCACCCTGCAAGAACTGCGGGACGTCCTGCACGAGAGGAATGAGCTCAAGGCGAAAGTCTTTATGTTGCAGGAAGAGTTAGCCTATTATAAAAG TGAGGAAATTGAGGAAGAGGGCAACCCCTCAGCTCCGTCCCCTTCCCCCAACCTGCAGCCCAGACCGGCCACCCAGCCTGAGTCAGGGATCAAACGCCT TGCTGAGTGCCAAGTTAATCACAGTAATTTGCTAATTTTTACTTCATGGTCTGTCTGCCTTCTCTACGTTGTGATGTTATTGCAG GATCTTTACAGCCATAATGCCGATGGTGGCAGCTGGATTGATTCCAGATGA